From the genome of Eucalyptus grandis isolate ANBG69807.140 chromosome 2, ASM1654582v1, whole genome shotgun sequence, one region includes:
- the LOC104427925 gene encoding U-box domain-containing protein 3 isoform X3, with translation MDTSVSCLINSISRFIHLVMCQTRKSQHLQQIYGKTTEVLKLLKPLLDDVVEHTTPILDEILYKEFEELDMAVNMSREFLENWSPRMSKICSVLQSKTSLMKIQTSSLEICQILCRLSQSGQAGSSFSRIQYSLQELQRLKQEGVAEFIEEVLINQRDGILPCADTVSKIIELLNLRSKQELFKESLAVEKERMRADVNEVRGEFDEINQVIRLMSYIRDFMIETDFLEADDGMLIPPYFRCPLSLELMMDPVIVASGQTYERASIQKWLDHGLTVCPKTRQLLTHTNLIPNYTVKAMVEGWCKHNNIRLFNSLESHGTVPVLDLSDHGSPQNLVRTDSFSRFLQSSSSTSRSSSDIGNRFEKQKSDISCRSSGEESNGGLCREIERVDIQSAEKVHTHSRSESTSSAISSVDYIPQTSIEVSTRLELKNLSLSSEKISSRHGVNKDSVLSPHVLRNQSSGSNTRMVVGGTGNCNQTGTESSGLNTRMVVGGTGNCNQTGTESSQCPNSAYDHLTTYSHVKILIENLKNQSNEVHTKAAAELRFLAKHNMENRLIIGQSGAITPLLSLLYSRVRYTQEHAVTAILNLSINEENKAMIAEAGAIEPLIHVLKSGNEGARENAAATLFSISLLEEYKAKIGRSGAVKALVDLLGSGTPRGKKDAATALFNLSIFHENKARIVQAGAVKYLIELMDPDTGMVDKAVALLANLSTTGEGRLAIVREGGIPLLVEVIESGSHRGKENAASVLLQLCLNSPKFCTLVLQEGAVPPLVALSQSGTARAKEKAQQLLGHFRNQREGAMVKGKS, from the exons ATGGACACATCTGTAAGCTGTCTTATTAACAGCATTTCTCGGTTTATTCATCTGGTTATGTGTCAGACAAGAAAGTCCCAGCATCTTCAACAGATTTATGGAAAAACAACTGAGGTATTAAAGTTGCTAAAACCCCTGCTTGATGATGTGGTTGAACACACAACACCAATCTTGGATGAAATCCTATATAAAGAGTTTGAAGAGCTGGACATGGCTGTTAATATGTCAagggaatttttggaaaattggtCACCGAGGATGAGCAAGATTTGCAGT GTCCTGCAGAGCAAAACATCTTTGATGAAAATTCAAACCTCTTCACTTGAGATATGCCAAATATTATGTAGATTATCACAATCAGGCCAGGCTGGATCTAGCTTTAGTCGCATTCAG TACTCTTTGCAGGAACTTCAACGTCTGAAGCAGGAAGGAGTAGCAGAATTCATAGAAGAGGTGCTTATAAATCAAAGAGATGGTATCCTTCCTTGTGCTGATACCGTTTCCAAAATTATTGAGTTGCTCAATCTGAGATCGAAACAGGAATTGTTCAAAGAAAGCCTCGCAGTTGAAAAGGAGAGAATGAGGGCTGATGTCAATGAAGTGAGAGGagaatttgatgaaattaaCCAAGTAATTCGACTTATGTCATATATACGAGACTTTATGATTGAAACAGACTTCTTGGAAGCAGATGATGGCATGCTGATCCCACCTTATTTCCGTTGTCCTTTATCCTTAGAGCTAATGATGGATCCTGTGATTGTGGCTTCTGGTCAAACTTATGAAAGGGCTTCTATACAGAAGTGGCTTGACCATGGCTTGACCGTGTGCCCAAAAACTCGTCAGCTGCTTACGCATACTAACCTTATTCCTAATTACACTGTCAAAGCTATGGTTGAAGGTTGGTGCAAACATAATAACATCAGGCTGTTCAATAGCCTTGAGAGTCATGGTACCGTTCCAGTTCTCGACTTGTCTGACCATGGCTCCCCTCAAAATTTAGTCCGCACAGATAGTTTCAGTCGCTTTCTTCAGAGTAGCAGTTCCACTTCAAGGTCTTCTAGTGACATTGGTAACAGATTTGAGAAGCAGAAGAGTGATATTTCTTGTAGATCAAGCGGTGAAGAATCCAATGGAGGGTTATGCAGAGAGATTGAAAGGGTTGATATACAATCGGCTGAAAAAGTACATACTCACAGTAGGAGCGAGTCGACTTCTAGTGCCATATCTAGTGTCGATTATATTCCTCAAACTTCAATCGAAGTTTCAACGAGATTGGAGCTTAAAAATTTGAGTCTTTCATCAGAGAAAATTTCCTCACGACATGGTGTAAATAAGGATTCAGTTTTGTCACCACATGTTTTGAGAAACCAGTCGTCTGGCTCCAATACAAGAATGGTGGTGGGAGGGACTGGTAACTGCAACCAAACTGGAACAGAGTCATCTGGCCTTAATACAAGAATGGTGGTGGGAGGGACTGGTAACTGCAACCAAACTGGAACAGAGTCTTCTCAGTGTCCTAATTCTGCCTATGATCATTTAACTACATATTCTCATGTCAAGATATTGATAGAGAATTTAAAGAACCAGTCAAATGAGGTACACACTAAAGCTGCTGCAGAATTGCGATTTTTAGCAAAGCATAATATGGAAAATCGCCTCATCATAGGACAGTCTGGAGCTATCACACCATTACTTTCATTACTCTACTCACGGGTGAGATACACACAAGAACATGCTGTAACGGCGATTCTGAATCTCTCAATAAATGAGGAGAATAAGGCCATGATTGCAGAAGCTGGAGCAATCGAACCACTTATCCATGTTCTGAAATCTGGAAATGAAGGAGCCCGAGAGAATGCTGCAGCGACACTGTTCAGTATCTCTCTTCTAGAAGAATACAAGGCGAAAATTGGCCGCTCTGGTGCAGTTAAAGCACTGGTGGATCTTCTTGGTTCAGGGACTCCTAGAGGGAAGAAAGATGCAGCTACTGCACTGTTCAATTTGTCTATCTTTCACGAAAATAAGGCTCGAATAGTTCAAGCAGGTGCAGTGAAGTATCTCATTGAATTGATGGACCCAGATACTGGAATGGTGGACAAGGCTGTGGCTCTTCTAGCGAACCTGTCAACGACTGGAGAAGGACGCTTGGCGATTGTGAGGGAAGGGGGAATTCCTTTGCTAGTTGAGGTCATCGAGTCTGGATCTCATAGGGGAAAGGAAAATGCAGCCTCAGTACTGCTGCAACTATGCCTCAATAGTCCCAAGTTTTGCACCCTAGTTCTCCAAGAAGGAGCTGTCCCCCCATTGGTTGCTTTGTCTCAATCTGGCACTGCAAGAGCAAAGGAAAAG GCACAGCAGCTACTTGGTCACTTCCGGAACCAGCGAGAAGGGGCCATGGTCAAGGGGAAGTCTTGA
- the LOC104427925 gene encoding U-box domain-containing protein 3 isoform X2, with product MDAGQMDTSVSCLINSISRFIHLVMCQTRKSQHLQQIYGKTTEVLKLLKPLLDDVVEHTTPILDEILYKEFEELDMAVNMSREFLENWSPRMSKICSVLQSKTSLMKIQTSSLEICQILCRLSQSGQAGSSFSRIQELQRLKQEGVAEFIEEVLINQRDGILPCADTVSKIIELLNLRSKQELFKESLAVEKERMRADVNEVRGEFDEINQVIRLMSYIRDFMIETDFLEADDGMLIPPYFRCPLSLELMMDPVIVASGQTYERASIQKWLDHGLTVCPKTRQLLTHTNLIPNYTVKAMVEGWCKHNNIRLFNSLESHGTVPVLDLSDHGSPQNLVRTDSFSRFLQSSSSTSRSSSDIGNRFEKQKSDISCRSSGEESNGGLCREIERVDIQSAEKVHTHSRSESTSSAISSVDYIPQTSIEVSTRLELKNLSLSSEKISSRHGVNKDSVLSPHVLRNQSSGSNTRMVVGGTGNCNQTGTESSGLNTRMVVGGTGNCNQTGTESSQCPNSAYDHLTTYSHVKILIENLKNQSNEVHTKAAAELRFLAKHNMENRLIIGQSGAITPLLSLLYSRVRYTQEHAVTAILNLSINEENKAMIAEAGAIEPLIHVLKSGNEGARENAAATLFSISLLEEYKAKIGRSGAVKALVDLLGSGTPRGKKDAATALFNLSIFHENKARIVQAGAVKYLIELMDPDTGMVDKAVALLANLSTTGEGRLAIVREGGIPLLVEVIESGSHRGKENAASVLLQLCLNSPKFCTLVLQEGAVPPLVALSQSGTARAKEKAQQLLGHFRNQREGAMVKGKS from the exons ATGGACGCAG GGCAAATGGACACATCTGTAAGCTGTCTTATTAACAGCATTTCTCGGTTTATTCATCTGGTTATGTGTCAGACAAGAAAGTCCCAGCATCTTCAACAGATTTATGGAAAAACAACTGAGGTATTAAAGTTGCTAAAACCCCTGCTTGATGATGTGGTTGAACACACAACACCAATCTTGGATGAAATCCTATATAAAGAGTTTGAAGAGCTGGACATGGCTGTTAATATGTCAagggaatttttggaaaattggtCACCGAGGATGAGCAAGATTTGCAGT GTCCTGCAGAGCAAAACATCTTTGATGAAAATTCAAACCTCTTCACTTGAGATATGCCAAATATTATGTAGATTATCACAATCAGGCCAGGCTGGATCTAGCTTTAGTCGCATTCAG GAACTTCAACGTCTGAAGCAGGAAGGAGTAGCAGAATTCATAGAAGAGGTGCTTATAAATCAAAGAGATGGTATCCTTCCTTGTGCTGATACCGTTTCCAAAATTATTGAGTTGCTCAATCTGAGATCGAAACAGGAATTGTTCAAAGAAAGCCTCGCAGTTGAAAAGGAGAGAATGAGGGCTGATGTCAATGAAGTGAGAGGagaatttgatgaaattaaCCAAGTAATTCGACTTATGTCATATATACGAGACTTTATGATTGAAACAGACTTCTTGGAAGCAGATGATGGCATGCTGATCCCACCTTATTTCCGTTGTCCTTTATCCTTAGAGCTAATGATGGATCCTGTGATTGTGGCTTCTGGTCAAACTTATGAAAGGGCTTCTATACAGAAGTGGCTTGACCATGGCTTGACCGTGTGCCCAAAAACTCGTCAGCTGCTTACGCATACTAACCTTATTCCTAATTACACTGTCAAAGCTATGGTTGAAGGTTGGTGCAAACATAATAACATCAGGCTGTTCAATAGCCTTGAGAGTCATGGTACCGTTCCAGTTCTCGACTTGTCTGACCATGGCTCCCCTCAAAATTTAGTCCGCACAGATAGTTTCAGTCGCTTTCTTCAGAGTAGCAGTTCCACTTCAAGGTCTTCTAGTGACATTGGTAACAGATTTGAGAAGCAGAAGAGTGATATTTCTTGTAGATCAAGCGGTGAAGAATCCAATGGAGGGTTATGCAGAGAGATTGAAAGGGTTGATATACAATCGGCTGAAAAAGTACATACTCACAGTAGGAGCGAGTCGACTTCTAGTGCCATATCTAGTGTCGATTATATTCCTCAAACTTCAATCGAAGTTTCAACGAGATTGGAGCTTAAAAATTTGAGTCTTTCATCAGAGAAAATTTCCTCACGACATGGTGTAAATAAGGATTCAGTTTTGTCACCACATGTTTTGAGAAACCAGTCGTCTGGCTCCAATACAAGAATGGTGGTGGGAGGGACTGGTAACTGCAACCAAACTGGAACAGAGTCATCTGGCCTTAATACAAGAATGGTGGTGGGAGGGACTGGTAACTGCAACCAAACTGGAACAGAGTCTTCTCAGTGTCCTAATTCTGCCTATGATCATTTAACTACATATTCTCATGTCAAGATATTGATAGAGAATTTAAAGAACCAGTCAAATGAGGTACACACTAAAGCTGCTGCAGAATTGCGATTTTTAGCAAAGCATAATATGGAAAATCGCCTCATCATAGGACAGTCTGGAGCTATCACACCATTACTTTCATTACTCTACTCACGGGTGAGATACACACAAGAACATGCTGTAACGGCGATTCTGAATCTCTCAATAAATGAGGAGAATAAGGCCATGATTGCAGAAGCTGGAGCAATCGAACCACTTATCCATGTTCTGAAATCTGGAAATGAAGGAGCCCGAGAGAATGCTGCAGCGACACTGTTCAGTATCTCTCTTCTAGAAGAATACAAGGCGAAAATTGGCCGCTCTGGTGCAGTTAAAGCACTGGTGGATCTTCTTGGTTCAGGGACTCCTAGAGGGAAGAAAGATGCAGCTACTGCACTGTTCAATTTGTCTATCTTTCACGAAAATAAGGCTCGAATAGTTCAAGCAGGTGCAGTGAAGTATCTCATTGAATTGATGGACCCAGATACTGGAATGGTGGACAAGGCTGTGGCTCTTCTAGCGAACCTGTCAACGACTGGAGAAGGACGCTTGGCGATTGTGAGGGAAGGGGGAATTCCTTTGCTAGTTGAGGTCATCGAGTCTGGATCTCATAGGGGAAAGGAAAATGCAGCCTCAGTACTGCTGCAACTATGCCTCAATAGTCCCAAGTTTTGCACCCTAGTTCTCCAAGAAGGAGCTGTCCCCCCATTGGTTGCTTTGTCTCAATCTGGCACTGCAAGAGCAAAGGAAAAG GCACAGCAGCTACTTGGTCACTTCCGGAACCAGCGAGAAGGGGCCATGGTCAAGGGGAAGTCTTGA
- the LOC104427925 gene encoding U-box domain-containing protein 3 isoform X1: protein MDAGQMDTSVSCLINSISRFIHLVMCQTRKSQHLQQIYGKTTEVLKLLKPLLDDVVEHTTPILDEILYKEFEELDMAVNMSREFLENWSPRMSKICSVLQSKTSLMKIQTSSLEICQILCRLSQSGQAGSSFSRIQYSLQELQRLKQEGVAEFIEEVLINQRDGILPCADTVSKIIELLNLRSKQELFKESLAVEKERMRADVNEVRGEFDEINQVIRLMSYIRDFMIETDFLEADDGMLIPPYFRCPLSLELMMDPVIVASGQTYERASIQKWLDHGLTVCPKTRQLLTHTNLIPNYTVKAMVEGWCKHNNIRLFNSLESHGTVPVLDLSDHGSPQNLVRTDSFSRFLQSSSSTSRSSSDIGNRFEKQKSDISCRSSGEESNGGLCREIERVDIQSAEKVHTHSRSESTSSAISSVDYIPQTSIEVSTRLELKNLSLSSEKISSRHGVNKDSVLSPHVLRNQSSGSNTRMVVGGTGNCNQTGTESSGLNTRMVVGGTGNCNQTGTESSQCPNSAYDHLTTYSHVKILIENLKNQSNEVHTKAAAELRFLAKHNMENRLIIGQSGAITPLLSLLYSRVRYTQEHAVTAILNLSINEENKAMIAEAGAIEPLIHVLKSGNEGARENAAATLFSISLLEEYKAKIGRSGAVKALVDLLGSGTPRGKKDAATALFNLSIFHENKARIVQAGAVKYLIELMDPDTGMVDKAVALLANLSTTGEGRLAIVREGGIPLLVEVIESGSHRGKENAASVLLQLCLNSPKFCTLVLQEGAVPPLVALSQSGTARAKEKAQQLLGHFRNQREGAMVKGKS, encoded by the exons ATGGACGCAG GGCAAATGGACACATCTGTAAGCTGTCTTATTAACAGCATTTCTCGGTTTATTCATCTGGTTATGTGTCAGACAAGAAAGTCCCAGCATCTTCAACAGATTTATGGAAAAACAACTGAGGTATTAAAGTTGCTAAAACCCCTGCTTGATGATGTGGTTGAACACACAACACCAATCTTGGATGAAATCCTATATAAAGAGTTTGAAGAGCTGGACATGGCTGTTAATATGTCAagggaatttttggaaaattggtCACCGAGGATGAGCAAGATTTGCAGT GTCCTGCAGAGCAAAACATCTTTGATGAAAATTCAAACCTCTTCACTTGAGATATGCCAAATATTATGTAGATTATCACAATCAGGCCAGGCTGGATCTAGCTTTAGTCGCATTCAG TACTCTTTGCAGGAACTTCAACGTCTGAAGCAGGAAGGAGTAGCAGAATTCATAGAAGAGGTGCTTATAAATCAAAGAGATGGTATCCTTCCTTGTGCTGATACCGTTTCCAAAATTATTGAGTTGCTCAATCTGAGATCGAAACAGGAATTGTTCAAAGAAAGCCTCGCAGTTGAAAAGGAGAGAATGAGGGCTGATGTCAATGAAGTGAGAGGagaatttgatgaaattaaCCAAGTAATTCGACTTATGTCATATATACGAGACTTTATGATTGAAACAGACTTCTTGGAAGCAGATGATGGCATGCTGATCCCACCTTATTTCCGTTGTCCTTTATCCTTAGAGCTAATGATGGATCCTGTGATTGTGGCTTCTGGTCAAACTTATGAAAGGGCTTCTATACAGAAGTGGCTTGACCATGGCTTGACCGTGTGCCCAAAAACTCGTCAGCTGCTTACGCATACTAACCTTATTCCTAATTACACTGTCAAAGCTATGGTTGAAGGTTGGTGCAAACATAATAACATCAGGCTGTTCAATAGCCTTGAGAGTCATGGTACCGTTCCAGTTCTCGACTTGTCTGACCATGGCTCCCCTCAAAATTTAGTCCGCACAGATAGTTTCAGTCGCTTTCTTCAGAGTAGCAGTTCCACTTCAAGGTCTTCTAGTGACATTGGTAACAGATTTGAGAAGCAGAAGAGTGATATTTCTTGTAGATCAAGCGGTGAAGAATCCAATGGAGGGTTATGCAGAGAGATTGAAAGGGTTGATATACAATCGGCTGAAAAAGTACATACTCACAGTAGGAGCGAGTCGACTTCTAGTGCCATATCTAGTGTCGATTATATTCCTCAAACTTCAATCGAAGTTTCAACGAGATTGGAGCTTAAAAATTTGAGTCTTTCATCAGAGAAAATTTCCTCACGACATGGTGTAAATAAGGATTCAGTTTTGTCACCACATGTTTTGAGAAACCAGTCGTCTGGCTCCAATACAAGAATGGTGGTGGGAGGGACTGGTAACTGCAACCAAACTGGAACAGAGTCATCTGGCCTTAATACAAGAATGGTGGTGGGAGGGACTGGTAACTGCAACCAAACTGGAACAGAGTCTTCTCAGTGTCCTAATTCTGCCTATGATCATTTAACTACATATTCTCATGTCAAGATATTGATAGAGAATTTAAAGAACCAGTCAAATGAGGTACACACTAAAGCTGCTGCAGAATTGCGATTTTTAGCAAAGCATAATATGGAAAATCGCCTCATCATAGGACAGTCTGGAGCTATCACACCATTACTTTCATTACTCTACTCACGGGTGAGATACACACAAGAACATGCTGTAACGGCGATTCTGAATCTCTCAATAAATGAGGAGAATAAGGCCATGATTGCAGAAGCTGGAGCAATCGAACCACTTATCCATGTTCTGAAATCTGGAAATGAAGGAGCCCGAGAGAATGCTGCAGCGACACTGTTCAGTATCTCTCTTCTAGAAGAATACAAGGCGAAAATTGGCCGCTCTGGTGCAGTTAAAGCACTGGTGGATCTTCTTGGTTCAGGGACTCCTAGAGGGAAGAAAGATGCAGCTACTGCACTGTTCAATTTGTCTATCTTTCACGAAAATAAGGCTCGAATAGTTCAAGCAGGTGCAGTGAAGTATCTCATTGAATTGATGGACCCAGATACTGGAATGGTGGACAAGGCTGTGGCTCTTCTAGCGAACCTGTCAACGACTGGAGAAGGACGCTTGGCGATTGTGAGGGAAGGGGGAATTCCTTTGCTAGTTGAGGTCATCGAGTCTGGATCTCATAGGGGAAAGGAAAATGCAGCCTCAGTACTGCTGCAACTATGCCTCAATAGTCCCAAGTTTTGCACCCTAGTTCTCCAAGAAGGAGCTGTCCCCCCATTGGTTGCTTTGTCTCAATCTGGCACTGCAAGAGCAAAGGAAAAG GCACAGCAGCTACTTGGTCACTTCCGGAACCAGCGAGAAGGGGCCATGGTCAAGGGGAAGTCTTGA